The Agarilytica rhodophyticola genome has a window encoding:
- a CDS encoding ribonucleotide-diphosphate reductase subunit beta: MLSWDDYNDEATSEKPQDVAVNQQALDTLKKHEANTEVKNPETKSKDVEEVRQEQAATETQQPTATKAVEASEQATEQPQASEEPNAATDAVTRAKNAVAKLDPAPGLEELEMGAERVEVDDKRMINCRADLNQLVPFKYDWAWQKYLDGCANHWMPQEVNMNADIATWKNPEGLTEDERRIVMRSLGYFSTADSLVANNLVLAIYRHITNPEARQYLLRQAFEEAIHTHAYQYCVESLGMDESEVFNMYREVPSVAKKAAWSIAHTHGISSPDFTTGTHEADQELLRNLIGFYAVTEGIFFYCGFTQILSMGRRNKMTGVAEQFQYILRDESMHLNFGIDVINQIKLENPELWSEAFQDEVTQMILEGTELEIEYARDSMPRGVLGMNAAIMEEYLHFIANRRLAQLGLAEAYPGAQNPFPWMSEIMDLRKEKNFFETRVIEYQTGGALSW, translated from the coding sequence ATGCTAAGTTGGGACGACTACAACGATGAAGCCACCAGTGAAAAGCCACAAGATGTTGCTGTCAATCAGCAGGCGCTGGACACTTTGAAAAAGCATGAAGCCAACACAGAAGTAAAAAATCCAGAAACAAAAAGTAAAGACGTAGAAGAAGTTAGACAAGAACAAGCGGCAACAGAAACTCAACAGCCGACAGCAACAAAAGCTGTGGAAGCTTCAGAACAGGCTACTGAACAGCCACAAGCAAGCGAAGAGCCTAACGCCGCTACAGATGCCGTAACGCGTGCAAAAAATGCAGTGGCCAAACTTGATCCTGCACCTGGCCTTGAAGAATTAGAAATGGGTGCTGAGCGCGTTGAAGTAGATGATAAGCGCATGATCAACTGCCGCGCGGATTTAAACCAATTAGTGCCGTTTAAATACGACTGGGCTTGGCAAAAATATCTAGATGGCTGTGCTAATCACTGGATGCCACAAGAAGTTAACATGAATGCAGATATTGCTACATGGAAAAATCCAGAAGGTTTAACAGAAGATGAACGCCGTATTGTTATGCGTTCGCTAGGTTATTTCTCAACTGCAGATTCTTTGGTAGCCAATAATTTGGTACTGGCAATTTATCGCCACATCACCAACCCAGAAGCACGCCAATACTTGTTGCGCCAAGCCTTTGAAGAGGCAATTCATACTCATGCTTATCAGTATTGTGTCGAGTCCCTTGGTATGGACGAGTCTGAAGTTTTTAATATGTATCGAGAAGTACCATCGGTAGCAAAGAAAGCAGCATGGAGTATCGCCCATACACATGGCATCAGCAGTCCTGACTTTACGACAGGTACCCATGAAGCCGATCAAGAACTCTTGCGCAACCTTATTGGCTTTTACGCAGTCACTGAAGGAATATTCTTCTACTGTGGTTTTACGCAGATTTTATCTATGGGACGCCGCAACAAAATGACTGGAGTTGCCGAACAATTCCAATACATCCTTAGGGATGAATCTATGCACTTAAATTTCGGCATTGATGTCATCAATCAAATTAAATTAGAAAACCCTGAACTCTGGTCTGAAGCTTTCCAAGATGAAGTCACACAGATGATACTAGAAGGCACTGAGTTAGAGATTGAATATGCCCGCGATAGTATGCCAAGAGGCGTGCTAGGCATGAATGCCGCCATTATGGAAGAGTACTTGCACTTTATTGCCAACCGCCGTTTGGCACAGCTAGGTTTAGCAGAAGCTTACCCTGGTGCACAAAACCCATTCCCATGGATGAGTGAAATTATGGACTTACGCAAAGAGAAAAACTTCTTTGAAACTCGTGTTATCGAATATCAAACAGGTGGTGCTCTAAGCTGGTAA
- the pulA gene encoding pullulanase-type alpha-1,6-glucosidase, with the protein MQSSFFILIVIFLLSACSRDTAVEQNTPPKAKASLPPIVARVVTDYSAHWLSPNTLMVKKFPDARTVRLHYSLNGEIEIGEKEIALNNSPYLDLEEVFDPSSTEMSSSFAVGYTVVKPKRSINSTALKALLKGQLVIIQFDDSEKIVSASQVQYGKLIDVLYTLGDNDADEISDYGATISNNQVQFKLWAPTAREVQVLLFDKDKKPLSPSSINMQEDTISGTWRALGNIKLQNAYYQYKVTVYHPTTQAIESVITTDPYSLSLSTNSIYSQVVDLNHPATKPTDWDNHTIPTIANYEDSIFYEMHIRDFSASDSSISNSQVRGKYGAFSEKNSDGIKHLKRLQKAGLTHLHLLPTFDIASINEDPKQTIYPHDSLEKVCRLAPDNAICQSDYKPNWTLQQLLQSYPTQSDYAQKTIESLRALDPYNWGYDPYHYTVPEGSYARAPEGFSRIVEFREMIKSIHTMGFRVIMDVVYNHTYAAHLEKQSVLDKIVPNYYHRLNTSTGKIEQSTCCDNTATENTMMGKLMMDSLAVWARDYKIDGFRFDLMGHQPKALMLAAYQRVKALDPDNYFYGEGWNFGEVKDNALFVQATQYELAGTQIGTFSDRSRDAIRGGAPFHEGSAIRQGQGISNGLFVLPNDLQPPTQDPSHLLLSMDQVRIGLAGNLANFPIKNSNNEQVSGKDIPYGDSVTGYASDPADTISYVSKHDNQTLWDNNQYRIPYNTSTEDRVRMQNLALAYPLLSQGIPFIHMGSELLRSKSFLRDSYDYNDWFNRLDFSMKSNNYNVGLPPAAKDQKNWPLILELLERNQGRDQVKPQHIRFAASIFMEWLQIRSQSPLLRLTSEKEIIQRLRFHNTGKDQQLGLIAMEISDVGFTDNIDSNYQKIFIIFNNNINTQTFSYNNAEVFSLHPVQAKGADTKVRTIAKVSTNGFTVPGLSAVVFVQAE; encoded by the coding sequence GTGCAAAGTTCGTTTTTTATCCTTATCGTTATATTTTTACTAAGTGCATGTAGCCGTGACACGGCAGTAGAACAAAATACGCCACCAAAAGCTAAAGCAAGCTTGCCCCCCATAGTAGCAAGGGTAGTGACAGATTATTCTGCACATTGGCTCAGTCCTAATACCTTGATGGTAAAGAAATTCCCTGATGCTAGAACAGTCCGCTTACATTACTCGTTAAATGGAGAAATTGAGATAGGCGAAAAGGAAATAGCCCTCAACAACAGCCCATACCTTGATTTAGAGGAGGTGTTTGATCCCTCCTCAACCGAGATGAGTAGTTCTTTTGCCGTAGGCTATACCGTCGTAAAACCCAAAAGGTCTATTAACAGTACTGCTTTGAAAGCTTTACTTAAAGGGCAGTTAGTTATTATTCAATTCGATGACAGTGAAAAAATTGTTAGCGCATCGCAAGTCCAATACGGCAAGCTGATCGATGTACTTTATACCTTGGGTGATAATGATGCCGATGAGATCTCAGATTACGGAGCGACTATCTCAAATAACCAAGTACAGTTTAAACTGTGGGCACCAACAGCAAGAGAGGTTCAAGTTCTACTATTCGATAAGGATAAAAAGCCTCTATCACCATCCTCAATAAATATGCAAGAAGATACCATTAGTGGAACATGGCGAGCACTAGGTAATATTAAGCTGCAAAATGCCTACTACCAATACAAAGTCACTGTCTACCATCCTACAACACAGGCGATAGAAAGTGTCATAACAACAGACCCATACTCACTGAGTTTGTCAACGAACAGTATTTATTCGCAAGTTGTCGATCTCAACCACCCCGCCACTAAACCAACAGATTGGGATAATCATACGATACCCACAATTGCTAATTACGAAGATAGTATTTTTTATGAGATGCACATTCGTGATTTTAGTGCTTCTGATTCATCTATCTCTAACTCCCAAGTCCGCGGCAAGTATGGTGCCTTTAGTGAAAAGAATAGTGATGGGATAAAACACCTAAAGCGACTACAAAAAGCAGGACTCACTCACTTACACTTATTACCTACCTTCGATATAGCAAGTATCAACGAAGACCCTAAGCAAACTATTTATCCACATGATAGTTTAGAAAAAGTATGCCGCTTAGCACCTGATAATGCTATTTGTCAGAGCGACTATAAACCAAACTGGACTCTACAACAGCTTTTACAGAGCTATCCAACTCAAAGCGACTACGCCCAAAAAACCATCGAGTCCTTGCGCGCACTAGATCCCTATAATTGGGGCTATGACCCATATCACTACACAGTACCTGAAGGCAGCTACGCACGAGCACCAGAAGGGTTTAGCCGAATTGTTGAGTTTCGAGAAATGATCAAGTCCATTCATACCATGGGCTTTCGAGTGATTATGGATGTGGTATACAACCACACCTATGCTGCACACTTAGAAAAACAATCTGTACTCGATAAAATTGTTCCCAATTATTATCACCGTTTGAACACATCCACGGGTAAGATTGAACAGTCAACGTGTTGTGACAATACGGCAACAGAAAATACTATGATGGGCAAGCTCATGATGGACTCCCTTGCCGTTTGGGCAAGAGACTACAAAATTGATGGCTTTCGCTTCGATTTGATGGGACACCAACCAAAAGCACTGATGCTTGCCGCTTACCAGCGTGTAAAAGCATTAGACCCTGATAACTATTTCTACGGAGAAGGCTGGAACTTCGGTGAAGTAAAAGACAATGCACTTTTCGTACAGGCAACACAATACGAACTAGCAGGTACACAAATAGGCACATTTTCAGATCGCAGTCGCGATGCTATTCGCGGTGGCGCCCCCTTTCACGAGGGCTCAGCAATTCGCCAAGGGCAAGGCATTAGTAATGGTCTATTTGTTCTACCTAATGATCTTCAACCCCCTACCCAAGACCCATCACACTTGCTGCTATCCATGGATCAAGTACGTATCGGTTTGGCCGGCAACCTTGCAAACTTTCCCATCAAAAATAGCAACAATGAACAAGTTAGCGGCAAAGATATTCCCTATGGAGACTCAGTAACGGGCTATGCCTCAGATCCAGCAGATACCATCAGCTATGTCTCCAAACACGATAACCAAACCCTATGGGACAATAACCAATACCGCATCCCCTATAATACCAGTACAGAAGATAGAGTTCGCATGCAAAACCTGGCCCTGGCCTATCCTTTATTATCGCAAGGCATACCTTTTATTCACATGGGTTCTGAGCTACTTCGCTCAAAAAGTTTTTTGCGCGATAGTTATGATTATAACGACTGGTTTAATCGCCTAGACTTTAGCATGAAAAGCAACAACTATAATGTAGGCCTCCCACCGGCAGCGAAAGACCAGAAAAACTGGCCGCTTATTCTGGAATTATTGGAAAGAAACCAGGGCAGAGACCAGGTAAAACCTCAGCACATCCGCTTTGCAGCAAGCATCTTTATGGAATGGCTACAAATACGTTCCCAATCTCCCCTTTTACGACTAACCTCAGAAAAGGAAATTATTCAGCGCTTACGTTTCCACAATACAGGTAAAGATCAACAATTGGGCTTAATTGCAATGGAAATTAGCGACGTAGGGTTTACGGACAATATAGATAGCAACTATCAAAAGATATTTATTATTTTTAATAATAATATAAATACCCAGACTTTTTCTTACAATAACGCTGAAGTCTTCTCTTTGCACCCTGTACAAGCAAAAGGTGCAGATACTAAAGTCCGCACAATAGCGAAAGTCTCGACCAATGGTTTTACTGTTCCTGGCCTAAGTGCCGTTGTTTTTGTGCAAGCTGAGTAG
- the argF gene encoding ornithine carbamoyltransferase: MATRHFLTLLDCSAAELHTLIEEAIKLKREYKSGKIFEPLKNKVLGKIFEKSSTRTRVSFEAGMLQLGGGSIFLSPKDTQLGRGEPIEDSARVLSRMVDIIMIRTFDHQAIERFAEYSKVPIINALTDSYHPCQLLADVQTYVEHRGSPQGKTVTWVGDGNNMCQSYINAARQWDFELKIACPEGFAPNPELVAENKDRVQIFNDPVQAVKDADWVVTDVWASMGQEQQQQARIEKFSNYQVNHELMSYAHNDAVFMHCLPAHRGEEVSTELLEDDSKSLVWDEAENRLHAQKALLLFLLQNS; the protein is encoded by the coding sequence ATGGCTACTCGACATTTTTTAACATTATTAGATTGCAGCGCAGCTGAACTACATACTCTTATTGAAGAAGCCATAAAGTTAAAACGCGAATACAAGTCGGGAAAGATTTTTGAGCCATTAAAAAACAAAGTGCTGGGGAAAATTTTTGAAAAGTCTTCCACCCGCACACGTGTATCTTTTGAAGCAGGCATGTTACAGCTTGGTGGCGGCTCCATATTCTTATCCCCTAAGGATACTCAACTGGGCCGCGGTGAACCCATCGAAGACTCTGCTCGCGTATTATCACGCATGGTCGATATCATCATGATTAGAACGTTCGATCATCAGGCCATTGAACGCTTTGCTGAGTACTCCAAAGTACCCATTATTAACGCTTTGACAGATAGCTATCACCCCTGTCAATTGCTCGCCGATGTACAAACCTATGTGGAACACAGAGGCAGCCCACAAGGCAAAACGGTAACTTGGGTAGGAGATGGTAATAACATGTGTCAGTCGTATATAAATGCCGCTCGCCAATGGGATTTCGAACTCAAAATTGCTTGCCCAGAAGGTTTTGCTCCAAATCCAGAGCTAGTGGCAGAGAATAAAGATCGTGTACAAATTTTTAACGATCCTGTGCAAGCGGTAAAAGATGCAGATTGGGTGGTGACAGATGTATGGGCAAGTATGGGACAGGAACAACAACAACAAGCCCGCATAGAAAAATTTTCTAACTACCAAGTCAATCACGAGTTAATGAGTTACGCGCACAATGACGCAGTATTTATGCACTGTTTACCCGCTCACCGTGGTGAAGAAGTCAGCACAGAATTATTAGAAGATGACAGCAAATCTTTGGTTTGGGATGAAGCAGAAAACCGCTTACATGCACAAAAAGCTTTGCTGCTATTTCTGTTACAAAACAGTTAG
- a CDS encoding S9 family peptidase: MSHLIYRKIVFFTLFVCCLVSACSNFEGRKPKALPSLVATPLLDAALFFDESTVSRPQLSPNAKTVAFIKTVNDVPNIFIQSLEDGARPYQLTRSSVPIRNFIWSTDNQDILYIKDNNGDENYGLFKISIANSKEGKAEEITLVNLADARVSISDTIENDPDSIMITLNDRDSRFFDLYRLNIRSGKRERVFENNEGFTRFLTDKNGALRIAQRQADVGGQVIYGFDGSSSKSKELIRTVQNELMSVVTLSKNGDDLYFASNSGNTDKTQLRSLNLSTGEQKLIDSDPLDKSDIYQTLFSPAGDLLLTSYYDAYQRVYIKKESFKSTFNAIKQQLEGLQITIIEMSKDENTILLKAGSGNTPTGFYIYRADQKKLTLFYQNSPTLNPKLLAHHSSIEYSARDGEIIQAYLTLPNGKEKKHLPLVVIPHGGPWVRDYAMFDDGFFNRMAQFLANRGYAVLQPNYRSSSGFGKRFFNLGHRTWGRGAMQHDITDGVKHLIDLGIVDKARVGIFGGSYGGYAALAGATFTPDVYSAVISFVGPSSLVTLVESFPDYWRPLLKGTWFSWVGDPQNKEDLLELKRRSPLNYVDSIKAPVLLIQGANDVRVKQAESEQIARAMYEKGLPVEYILAKDEGHGFGKKNNKLAAAIAVEYFLAEHLGGNKKAITDSTIVAHLEKLKQDVSEL; the protein is encoded by the coding sequence ATGTCCCATCTTATCTATCGAAAGATTGTTTTCTTTACATTATTTGTTTGCTGCCTTGTCAGTGCCTGTTCAAATTTCGAGGGGAGAAAGCCCAAAGCGCTGCCTTCTCTCGTTGCGACTCCTCTGCTGGACGCTGCTCTGTTCTTTGATGAAAGTACAGTTTCCCGCCCTCAACTATCGCCCAATGCCAAAACAGTTGCATTTATCAAAACCGTTAATGATGTGCCCAATATTTTTATTCAGAGCCTTGAAGACGGGGCTAGGCCTTATCAGTTAACTAGGTCTAGTGTGCCTATACGGAATTTTATTTGGTCGACAGACAATCAAGATATTTTGTATATAAAAGATAATAACGGTGACGAAAACTATGGTCTTTTTAAAATCTCGATTGCTAATTCGAAAGAGGGTAAAGCTGAGGAAATAACTCTGGTTAACCTTGCTGATGCTAGAGTCTCGATTTCAGACACTATAGAAAATGATCCCGATAGTATCATGATTACACTCAATGATAGAGATTCACGATTTTTTGATCTGTACCGTCTAAATATTCGTTCAGGGAAACGAGAGAGGGTATTTGAAAATAATGAAGGCTTTACTCGTTTTTTAACTGATAAAAATGGAGCTTTACGTATTGCTCAACGTCAAGCTGATGTTGGTGGTCAAGTCATTTATGGTTTTGACGGGTCGTCTAGTAAAAGTAAAGAACTAATACGCACTGTGCAAAATGAGTTGATGTCAGTAGTTACTCTAAGCAAAAATGGAGATGATCTTTATTTTGCCAGTAATAGCGGTAATACAGATAAAACTCAGCTACGTTCGTTGAATCTTTCTACCGGAGAGCAGAAGTTAATAGATAGTGATCCCTTAGATAAGTCGGATATTTATCAAACTTTATTTTCTCCTGCTGGGGATCTATTACTGACCAGTTACTACGACGCGTATCAACGGGTTTATATTAAAAAAGAAAGCTTCAAATCTACCTTTAATGCAATAAAACAACAACTTGAAGGTTTACAAATTACAATTATTGAGATGAGCAAAGATGAGAATACTATTTTATTAAAAGCCGGCAGTGGCAATACACCTACAGGTTTCTATATTTATAGAGCCGATCAGAAAAAACTCACGTTGTTTTATCAAAATAGTCCTACTCTAAACCCTAAACTATTAGCTCATCATTCTTCTATAGAATATAGCGCTCGTGATGGTGAAATTATTCAAGCGTATTTAACTTTGCCTAATGGAAAAGAAAAAAAACATTTGCCCCTAGTTGTAATCCCTCATGGTGGGCCATGGGTGAGGGATTATGCTATGTTTGATGATGGCTTTTTTAATCGTATGGCACAGTTTTTAGCAAATCGTGGTTATGCGGTTTTACAGCCTAATTATCGAAGCTCTAGTGGCTTTGGAAAACGGTTTTTCAATTTAGGGCACCGAACGTGGGGGCGAGGTGCCATGCAACATGACATTACTGATGGGGTTAAACATCTAATTGATTTAGGTATCGTAGATAAAGCGCGTGTTGGTATTTTTGGAGGGTCTTACGGTGGTTATGCGGCATTAGCTGGTGCTACTTTTACTCCTGACGTGTATTCAGCGGTGATATCTTTTGTTGGGCCTTCAAGTTTAGTTACACTAGTCGAATCGTTCCCTGATTATTGGCGTCCGTTGCTTAAAGGCACCTGGTTTTCCTGGGTTGGTGACCCGCAGAATAAAGAAGATTTGTTGGAATTAAAGCGTCGATCTCCATTAAATTATGTGGATTCCATTAAGGCACCTGTTTTGTTAATTCAAGGTGCAAATGATGTTCGAGTAAAGCAAGCTGAATCGGAGCAGATAGCCCGAGCAATGTATGAAAAGGGTTTGCCCGTAGAATATATTTTAGCAAAAGATGAAGGGCATGGCTTTGGAAAGAAAAATAATAAGCTTGCCGCTGCTATTGCTGTAGAGTATTTTCTAGCTGAACACTTGGGAGGTAATAAGAAAGCTATAACTGATTCAACTATAGTTGCGCATTTAGAAAAGCTTAAACAGGATGTCAGTGAACTATAA
- a CDS encoding helix-turn-helix domain-containing protein, with amino-acid sequence MTIIVNLDVMLAKRKVSSKELAKAVGITPANLSLLKQGKVKGIRFETLNAICLHLDCQPGDLLEFRGENKEL; translated from the coding sequence ATGACGATCATTGTCAATCTCGACGTCATGCTGGCTAAGCGCAAGGTCAGCTCAAAAGAACTTGCCAAAGCAGTAGGTATTACTCCAGCCAACCTTTCCCTGCTTAAGCAAGGTAAAGTAAAAGGCATTAGGTTTGAAACCTTAAATGCCATATGTCTACACCTAGACTGCCAGCCGGGCGACTTACTAGAGTTTAGAGGGGAAAACAAGGAGCTTTAA
- a CDS encoding ribonucleoside-diphosphate reductase subunit alpha, whose amino-acid sequence MQTSEIEQSGTLSANTPSSDVNTASLAATAPGQLRVIKRNGKVVPYDDDKINIAMTKAFLAVEGGTAAASSRIHELVENLSSQITATFKRRMPSGGTIHIEEIQDQVELTLMRTGEHKVARSYVIYRAERTKLREQEATISKLNVDVPNISVKMPNGELQPLDVQRIKIIVEEACSGLNEVEGETVLKEALRNLYDGVSLEDVNTSLVMSARTLVEQEPNYTYATARLLLDKLRSEALSFLKISESATQSQMTEFYPQAFNTYIQKGVELDLISEDLLDFDIERLGQALLPERDLQFTYLSLQTLYDRYFLHSNQVRIELPQIFFMRVAMGLALNEAQKNERAIEFYRLLSSFDYMSSTPTLFNSGTLRPQLSSCYLTTVPDDLHGIYGAMQDNAMLSKWAGGLGNDWTPVRSLGAYIKGTNGKSQGVVPFLKVANDTAVAVNQGGKRKGAVCAYLETWHLDIEEFVELRKNTGDDRRRTHDMNTANWVPDLFMKRVFEDKEWTLFSPNDVPDLHDLYGKEFQEKYEAYERKAQTGEIKLSKTVRAVELWRKMLGMLFETGHPWITFKDVCNLRSPQQHAGVVHSSNLCTEITLNTSANDEIAVCNLGSINLAQHIVDGKIDEAKLAETVKTAIRMLDNVIDINYYSVKTARTSNMRHRPIGLGIMGFQDALYKMNTAYSSEEAVEFADRSMELVSYYAIKASSDLAVERGSYSTFEGSLWSKGVLPIDSIAILEEHRGKNFIEVDKSSTQNWDALRKQVQSQGMRNSNVMAIAPTATIANITGVSQSIEPTYQNLYVKSNLSGEFTVVNPYLVRDLKERGLWDSVMVNDLKYYEGSLQKIDRIPAELKALYATAFEVEPRWIVDAASRRQKWIDQAQSLNLYVSGANGKKLDITYRMAWYRGLKTTYYLRALAATTTEKSTIDTGELNAVSAKAAPALSAGPAEVPKACSLDDPDCEACQ is encoded by the coding sequence ATGCAAACAAGTGAAATCGAACAATCAGGGACTCTCTCAGCCAATACCCCCTCTTCTGATGTCAACACAGCTTCTCTCGCTGCAACGGCACCAGGACAACTTAGAGTAATTAAGCGCAACGGCAAAGTCGTGCCTTATGATGACGATAAAATAAACATTGCTATGACCAAGGCTTTCCTTGCTGTTGAAGGTGGTACTGCCGCTGCTTCGAGCCGAATTCATGAATTAGTAGAAAACCTTAGTTCTCAAATCACTGCAACATTTAAACGCAGAATGCCTTCTGGCGGCACGATTCATATAGAAGAAATACAAGATCAGGTTGAGTTAACACTGATGCGTACAGGTGAGCATAAAGTCGCTCGTTCTTACGTTATTTACCGTGCTGAGCGCACCAAACTGCGCGAGCAAGAAGCGACGATTTCAAAGCTTAATGTCGATGTACCCAATATTTCAGTAAAAATGCCTAACGGCGAGTTACAGCCCCTTGATGTTCAACGCATTAAGATCATTGTAGAAGAGGCTTGTTCTGGTCTTAATGAAGTTGAAGGCGAGACAGTATTAAAAGAAGCCTTGCGCAACCTCTACGATGGCGTATCTCTTGAAGATGTAAATACTTCACTTGTTATGTCTGCGCGTACACTAGTTGAGCAAGAGCCTAATTACACTTATGCAACTGCTCGGCTTTTACTCGATAAACTTCGCAGTGAAGCCTTAAGCTTCTTAAAAATTAGTGAATCTGCTACCCAGTCACAAATGACAGAGTTTTACCCTCAAGCCTTTAATACTTACATTCAAAAAGGCGTCGAGTTAGATTTAATCTCTGAAGACTTACTAGACTTTGATATCGAACGCTTAGGACAAGCCTTACTGCCTGAGCGAGACCTGCAGTTTACCTATTTAAGCCTGCAAACCCTTTACGATCGTTACTTCCTACACAGCAATCAGGTGCGAATAGAATTACCACAGATATTCTTTATGCGCGTCGCTATGGGACTGGCATTAAATGAAGCACAAAAGAACGAACGTGCTATAGAGTTTTATCGTTTGCTCTCATCTTTCGATTATATGAGTTCAACACCAACACTATTTAATTCTGGCACTTTAAGACCACAACTTTCCTCGTGCTACCTCACTACAGTTCCAGATGATTTACATGGCATATACGGTGCTATGCAAGATAACGCTATGCTATCTAAGTGGGCGGGCGGGCTTGGCAACGACTGGACGCCAGTACGATCACTTGGTGCTTATATAAAAGGCACCAACGGCAAATCTCAAGGTGTTGTACCATTTTTGAAAGTAGCAAATGATACAGCCGTTGCCGTCAACCAGGGAGGTAAGCGTAAGGGGGCAGTCTGTGCTTACCTTGAAACTTGGCATTTAGATATTGAAGAATTTGTTGAGCTACGCAAAAACACCGGTGACGACCGTCGACGAACACACGATATGAACACCGCTAATTGGGTGCCTGATTTATTTATGAAACGTGTTTTCGAGGATAAAGAATGGACATTATTCTCGCCCAATGATGTACCAGATCTTCACGATTTATACGGAAAAGAATTCCAAGAGAAATACGAAGCATACGAGAGAAAAGCACAAACCGGCGAAATAAAGCTAAGTAAAACCGTGCGCGCGGTAGAACTGTGGCGCAAAATGCTAGGTATGTTATTTGAAACAGGCCATCCATGGATTACATTTAAAGACGTATGTAATCTGCGCAGTCCACAGCAACATGCGGGTGTTGTTCACTCCTCAAACCTGTGCACAGAAATTACCTTAAACACAAGTGCCAATGACGAAATTGCCGTATGTAATCTAGGCTCCATTAATTTGGCACAGCATATTGTCGATGGAAAAATCGACGAGGCCAAACTGGCAGAAACTGTAAAAACTGCAATACGGATGCTCGATAATGTTATCGACATCAATTACTACTCAGTAAAAACAGCGCGCACCTCAAACATGCGCCACCGCCCTATTGGTTTGGGTATCATGGGCTTCCAAGATGCCTTATATAAAATGAATACCGCATACAGTAGCGAAGAAGCCGTAGAGTTCGCTGATCGATCTATGGAGCTAGTCAGTTACTATGCGATTAAAGCCTCTAGCGACCTCGCAGTGGAAAGAGGCAGTTACTCAACTTTCGAAGGCTCCCTTTGGAGTAAAGGAGTACTGCCAATAGATTCAATCGCAATTCTCGAAGAACACCGAGGCAAAAACTTTATTGAAGTGGATAAGTCATCCACTCAAAATTGGGACGCCTTGCGCAAGCAGGTACAAAGCCAAGGTATGCGCAACTCCAATGTTATGGCAATTGCACCTACAGCAACCATTGCTAACATTACGGGTGTTTCTCAATCAATCGAGCCCACTTATCAAAACTTATACGTCAAGTCGAATCTCTCTGGTGAGTTTACTGTTGTTAACCCCTATTTAGTACGTGACCTTAAAGAGCGAGGCCTTTGGGATAGCGTCATGGTCAACGACTTAAAGTACTACGAGGGCTCACTACAAAAAATTGATCGTATACCCGCTGAGCTTAAGGCTTTATATGCTACAGCGTTCGAAGTGGAACCGCGCTGGATTGTTGATGCCGCAAGTCGACGCCAAAAGTGGATTGACCAAGCACAAAGTCTAAATCTTTACGTTTCTGGCGCTAATGGCAAGAAACTTGATATTACCTATCGTATGGCATGGTATCGCGGTTTGAAAACCACCTACTACCTGCGCGCTTTAGCGGCTACCACAACTGAGAAATCCACTATTGATACAGGAGAGCTAAATGCAGTTTCTGCCAAAGCAGCACCAGCGTTATCGGCAGGACCTGCAGAAGTGCCAAAAGCCTGCTCTCTCGATGATCCCGATTGTGAAGCTTGCCAATAA